Proteins from a genomic interval of Musa acuminata AAA Group cultivar baxijiao chromosome BXJ1-9, Cavendish_Baxijiao_AAA, whole genome shotgun sequence:
- the LOC103999187 gene encoding uncharacterized protein LOC103999187: MAKFGEGDKRWIVEERVDGTNVHNWHWAERNCIEWSRSFLSSLLSDLTILDGEGGLAIRTKALDKLEGEAYVNIRKGKVIPGYELSLSLSWEGEARDSTAGGDPLVKVSGSVEVPYLADENAGEDPEVRITIRDDDGPVGRRIKDAFIAKGKPVVLEKLRAYVQAMAKGGPAMDELETKKPPSVVGKNQSAASPAVGGKTAPTASVAGNAAVATKEKKKTKEGFKNISLTEKFYCRARDIYEILMDENRWKGFTQSNSRISKEVGGQFSLFDGSITGVNEELQEAKLIVQKWRFGSWPEGVHSTVRLTFDEPEQGVTIVKLTQTNVPEEDKYGNATVVENTERGWRDLIFHKIRAVFGFGM; encoded by the exons ATGGCGAAGTTTGGTGAGGGCGACAAGCGGTGGATCGTCGAAGAGCGCGTTGACGGCACCAACGTCCACAACTGGCACTGGGCGGAGCGCAACTGCATCGAGTGGTCCCGCTCGTtcctctcctccctcctctccgACCTCACCATTCTCGACGGCGAGGGCGGCCTCGCCATCCGCACCAAGGCACTCGATAAGCTCGAGGGCGAGGCCTACGTCAACATCCGCAAGGGCAAGGTCATCCCGGGCTACGAGCTCTCCCTCTCCCTATCCTGGGAGGGCGAGGCCCGTGACTCTACCGCTGGGGGCGACCCTCTCGTCAAGGTCTCCGGATCCGTCGAGGTGCCTTACCTCGCCGATGAGAACGCCGGAGAGGACCCCGAGGTCAGGATCACCATCCGGGATGATGACGGCCCTGTCGGGCGCCGGATCAAGGACGCCTTTATTGCCAAGGGCAAGCCGGTGGTGTTGGAGAAGCTTCGGGCTTACGTGCAGGCGATGGCCAAGGGTGGCCCCGCGATGGACGAGCTCGAGACCAAGAAGCCTCCCTCTGTTGTTGGAAAAAACCAGTCTGCGGCATCCCCTGCAGTTGGAGGGAAGACTGCTCCGACCGCATCTGTAGCGGGTAATGCAGCGGTGGCaacgaaggagaagaagaagactaaAGAGGGCTTTAAGAACATATCTTTGACGGAGAAGTTCTACTGTAGGGCAAGGGATATTTATGAGATCTTGATGGATGAGAACCGATGGAAGGGTTTCACTCAGAGCAATTCTAGGATTAGCAAGGAAGTTGGTGGACAGTTCAGCCTCTTTGATGGATCGATCACTGGGGTCAATGAAGAACTGCAGGAAGCCAAGCTGATCGTTCAGAAGTGGAGATTTGGAAGCTGGCCAGAGGGTGTTCATTCAACG GTGAGGCTGACTTTTGATGAGCCTGAGCAAGGAGTTACTATTGTGAAATTGACGCAGACAAATGTGCCAGAGGAAGACAA GTATGGGAATGCCACGGTTGTGGAAAACACAGAAAGAGGATGGAGGGATCTCATCTTCCACAAGATACGAGCTGTATTTGGTTTTGGAATGTAG